The following coding sequences lie in one Anolis carolinensis isolate JA03-04 unplaced genomic scaffold, rAnoCar3.1.pri scaffold_11, whole genome shotgun sequence genomic window:
- the LOC134293925 gene encoding uncharacterized protein LOC134293925 has translation MSDSGGWCSSPFLSPRASVVHRHLQGHVAGMTTWSAITFPETPRKWEFQTGNNQGQLIPPNKGFPQVGSSQALKLQGYSMLIKVTNCNIHTCLPQTRVLSPTLDLPQIYKPHLPSFAQTSKPVCLPQMWVKRQERMLLAHGHRARNTYHNSVIPAMKAFDNTTTVSIQVHVAWYGLETCIGGREGANLGPWEQPRTGLAHTPSHPGPLPPHRRAPLGLSRPELRRGGGGGGHFPPPSSSSSSASFPLAPSHWLSLPLAEGQKERSLGDLQKLFFPNEKNEEIRKNGLSRFETVISRRVDNQGSILLQKNRK, from the coding sequence atgtctgactctgggggttggtgctcatctccatttctaagcccaagagccagtgttgtccatagacacctccaaggtcatgtggccggcatgactacatggagtgccattaccttcccagaaacacccagaaaatgggaattccagacaggaaacaatcagggccagctaatacctcccaacaaaggattcccccaggtaggaagcagccaggctttgaagctgcaaggctattcaatgctaatcaaggtgaccaattgcaacattcacacttgcctcccacagacaagagttctttctcccaccctggaccttccacagatatataaaccccacttgcctagcttcgcacagacgtcaaaacctgtatgtctgccacagatgtgggtgaaacgtcaggagagaatgcttctggcacatggccatagagcccggaatacataccacaacagtgtgatcccggccatgaaagctttcgacaacacaaccacagtatccattcaagttcatgtagcgtggtatggactggagacctgtattggggggagggagggtgcgaatctgggcccctgggagcagccgaggacgggcctggcccacaccccctcgcatcccgggcctcttcctcctcaccgccgggcccctctcggtctctccaggcctgagctgaggcgaggcggcggcggcggcggccatttcccccctccgtcttcctcctcctcctcggcctccttccccctcgccccctcccattggctgagcctcccattggctgaggggcaaaaggaaaggagtttgggtgatttgcaaaagcttttttttcctaacgaaaaaaacgaagaaataagaaaaaacggcctctcgcgattcgaaaccgtgatatccagacgtgtggacaaccaaggttcgatattgcttcaaaaaaaccgaaaataa